In a single window of the Papaver somniferum cultivar HN1 chromosome 8, ASM357369v1, whole genome shotgun sequence genome:
- the LOC113302052 gene encoding pentatricopeptide repeat-containing protein At5g46580, chloroplastic-like, which produces MASSSTVSTTLDLHFTISQHRNKNPSVYFHHSSLNNFRNPIKKRFTILCTNSPTKSVESQQNPSLSDQLKPLSENFLSDNPNPEPHLLSKPKSIWVNPSKPKRSVLNLQRHKRPSYSYNPQLKDLREYCRKLNDITPFSESKFLAILEENPQPLTKENALSILNYLKPWPKSYFFFNWLKTQEDFIPMDTIFYNVTMKSLRFSKQFQLIEDLAYEMIEKEIELDNITYSTIITCAKRCELFDKAVEWFEKMYKTGLIPDEVTYSAILDVYAKLKKVEEVLSLYERGRASGWKPDAIAFSILGKMFGEAGDYDGIRYVLQEMKSLEVEPNLVVYNTLLEAMGKAGKPGLARTLFEEMVESGVTPNEKTLTALIKIYGKARWGKDALELWERMKTNEWKMDFMLYNTLLSMCADLGLEKEAEELFEEMKGSKRCRPDSWSYTAMLNIHGRGGKVDNAMELFGEMRETGVKLNVMGCTCLIQCLGRAKRVEELVKVFRYAVERGIQPDDRLCGCLLSVVTFCEKEEEVEMVLGCLEKGNPKLVAFVKMLGDKEVNFDQIREEFKQILNKAAVEVRRPYCNCLIDICRNTNLHDRGHELLYLGTLYGLYPGLHSKTTEEWTLNLRSLSVGAAHTAFEEWMGTLTKIMNQKEELPEVFSAYTGAGTHKFSQGLAQSLDSHLKRLGVPFRQSDEKAGCFTATREDLLSWVQSSVQPTAVVQ; this is translated from the coding sequence ATGGCTTCTTCTTCTACTGTTTCTACTACTCTTGATCTTCATTTCACCATTTCTCAACACCGGAACAAAAATCCCTCAGTTTATTTTCATCATTCTTCTCTTAATAATTTCAGAAACCCAATCAAAAAGAGATTTACAATTCTCTGTACCAATTCCCCGACGAAATCTGTAGAATCTCAACAAAACCCTTCACTTTCCGATCAATTAAAACCCTTATCTGAAAACTTTTTATCTGATAATCCAAACCCAGAACCACATCTTCTTAGTAAACCTAAATCAATCTGGGTTAATCCATCTAAACCCAAACGTTCTGTACTTAACTTACAACGTCATAAACGTCCTTCATACTCTTATAATCCTCAGCTCAAAGACCTCAGAGAGTATTGCAGAAAATTAAATGACATTACACCATTTTCTGAGTCTAAATTCTTGGCTATTCTTGAAGAAAACCCACAACCATTAACTAAAGAAAATGCGCTTtcaattcttaattatttaaaacCATGGCCAAAATCTTACTTCTTCTTCAACTGGTTAAAAACTCAAGAAGATTTTATTCCAATGGATACAATCTTTTATAATGTTACTATGAAATCTTTAAGATTTAGTAAACAATTTCAGCTTATTGAAGATCTCGCTTATGAAATGATTGAGAAAgaaattgagctagataatattACTTACTCCACTATTATTACTTGTGCTAAGAGATGTGAGCTCTTTGATAAAGCTGTTGAATGGTTTGAGAAGATGTATAAAACTGGTTTGATTCCTGATGAAGTTACTTATTCAGCTATTTTAGACGTTTATGCAAAGTTAAAGAAAGTTGAAGAAGTTTTGAGTTTATATGAAAGGGGAAGAGCTAGTGGTTGGAAGCCTGATGCAATTGCATTTTCAATACTAGGTAAAATGTTTGGTGAAGCCGGTGATTATGATGGGATTAGGTATGTTTTGCAGGAAATGAAGTCACTTGAAGTTGAGCCAAATTTGGTTGTTTATAATACATTGTTGGAAGCAATGGGGAAGGCTGGAAAACCAGGTTTAGCAAGAACTCTTTTTGAAGAAATGGTGGAATCTGGTGTTACACCAAATGAGAAAACTTTGACAGCTTTGATTAAGATATATGGTAAAGCAAGGTGGGGGAAGGATGCTTTAGAGCTTTGGGAGAGAATGAAGACTAATGAGTGGAAAATGGATTTCATGCTTTACAATACTTTGCTTAGCATGTGTGCTGATCTTGGTTTGGAAAAAGAAGCAGAAGAACTGTTTGAAGAAATGAAGGGTTCGAAGAGATGTAGGCCAGATAGTTGGAGTTATACAGCGATGCTTAATATTCATGGTAGAGGAGGGAAAGTAGATAATGCAATGGAATTGTTTGGTGAAATGCGTGAGACGGGAGTCAAGCTTAATGTTATGGGTTGTACTTGTTTGATTCAATGTCTAGGTAGAGCTAAGAGGGTTGAGGAACTGGTGAAGGTTTTTAGGTATGCAGTTGAAAGAGGAATTCAACCCGATGATAGATTGTGTGGTTGTTTATTGTCTGTGGTTACATTTTGCGAAAAAGAGGAGGAAGTTGAGATGGTCTTAGGTTGTTTGGAGAAAGGCAACCCGAAGTTGGTTGCATTTGTTAAAATGCTTGGTGACAAAGAAGTTAATTTTGATCAAATCAGAGAGGAGTTCAAACAGATATTAAATAAAGCTGCAGTAGAAGTGAGGAGACCATACTGCAATTGCTTAATTGATATATGTCGGAACACAAATCTCCATGACAGAGGCCATGAGTTGCTTTACCTGGGAACTCTTTATGGACTGTACCCAGGTTTACATTCAAAGACAACAGAGGAATGGACATTGAATCTTAGGTCGTTGTCTGTTGGTGCAGCTCATACCGCATTTGAAGAGTGGATGGGAACTCTGACAAAAATTATGAATCAGAAAGAAGAATTGCCAGAGGTATTTTCCGCGTATACTGGTGCAGGAACACACAAGTTCTCTCAAGGATTGGCTCAGTCTCTTGATTCCCATTTGAAGAGATTAGGTGTTCCCTTTAGGCAAAGTGACGAAAAAGCTGGTTGTTTCACTGCAACCAGAGAAGATTTGTTGTCATGGGTGCAGTCTAGTGTTCAACCCACTGCTGTTGTCCAGTGA